The Acomys russatus chromosome 11, mAcoRus1.1, whole genome shotgun sequence genome contains the following window.
CTTCACACTGTGGAAACTGTCCCCTCTCTTAACTCATTGCCAAGATAATAAGAACCTGGATTCAAGACCTTGGCGCTGGATTGGTTCAGGTCCGTGCTGGTCAGCCAATCAGCATCAGAGGGCACCAGCATCATCAGTTGCTGGGTAGAGATGCAGTAGGAAGGTCCCCTTCTGAAACTTGAAATTCTCTATAAAGAGATACTCAGCCTAACCTGGTGCGCATGCCtcacatcccagcacttgggaggcagcggcagctgggactctgtgagtcagaggccagcggggtctacatggtaagaccctgtctcaagcctacaaacaacagaaaaagaaccaaCCCCGTTGATGGCCCCACTCCCGAGTGCATGTGGACTGCCGTAACTGCACCCAGTGGGTTGttaattaaaacagcaacaacaacaacaacaacaagaaatgaaGTTGGGAGAGAGAAATGTTGGAAGGTTCCAGGGAAGTTGGAATACAGTTGTAGGTAGGGGCaggattaaaatacattgtatacacatataactTTTTCAAGGAGTAAATACTTACATTGTTTTTAATGGgatcattttgtttcctttttaaatcccTGATACAGTTGCTGCTCAAACACTGCGATGTCAGTCACTCACAGCCTGAGCGCTGCGGGAGCGGTCTCCTCTCCCACACAAGGCTGTTGGGACAACTGTGGGCTTGAAGCTGTGTAGGAGCAAACgaggtgggaaaaaaaagatgactgTCACCAGGCACCTTTAGCCTGGCGCTTACTGCACCTCAGCTTAATGGTGTATATGTCAAAATTGACTGGAGCGAGAGAGGaaagatgagagaagagagaagagagggagagagagaggaggagagagagagggagaggagagagggagagagagagagaaagagagagagagagagaggagagagagagagagaagagagagagagagagagggaggagagaggagagagatgagggagatggagggagagcggagcgagagagagaagagagagagagagagacgagagggaagagagaaaagagaggaggaggaggggaggggagaggagaaagagagagagaaagaggcagaggagagagagagagggtggagcgagagaatgaggagagagagggaggagagagaggagggggggagagagaggaggagaggagagagaagagcgaGGAGAACGTGCTTTGATTTTAAGTCAGCCTACATCACATTTATCTTCTATATAAAATATGACTTTCAATATTTTCATCAGAGCCAAAtgcacagggcacacacacaggTCCTCACACAGCCCTGGCCATTGCTGACCCTGATGCTCACACCGTTCTCCCACCTGTCAGTCATTCTCAAATTCTCCATGGACCTCAAAAATATCAGTAACCATTCAATACTCCCCTATAAAGCACTTGCTAAGCTAAGCTGTGGAgctgaaatatatatacatacgtatgtgtgtgtgtgtgtgtgtgtgtgtgtgtgtgtgtgtgtgtgtgtgtgtaactgctgCCTACCTAGGAAGCGTACAGGCTCGTGAGGGAGGCAGGGCAaggtcaggaggcagaaagggcATCGCTGGGGAAAGTGGGCCCAGCTGAGGGCACAACTGTGGGGGCAGGAGGCCGGGCGGTGTCCTCAGCAAGGCTTGTGGCCGCGGACAAGCACCTGCTGAAGTGAACGCTGTGTCCGTccacatttggaaaagaaattgaGAAGGTTTATTAATAATGGATAAGGAAGCCTTGAGgggaggtgtggggtgggggtggctgatAAGACCAACCAAGATGGCCACCCTGGGAAGGGAAGGGCCAGAGGGGCAGTTGAATGTGATagcagacggggggggggggggggggggggggggctgggtctTAGTGTGGCTGGAAGCCTATTAACTAACTAACACTGAGTGGAGCCATTCAGAGTAGAGAGGGCTCAGCAAACCGAAAAACAACTTTCATTTCAGTGAGAAAAAGAGGCCCAGGCAAAcagcaggacaggacaggacggCGTAGTTAGGTTTGATTGGTAGTGCCTTATGCAGAGCGCCAGACGGCAGCTTTCCCACGGCCACTCACAGCTCGTCACATGGACCGTTTGCCTGCTgaccccactctcctcacatTCCCCAAGCATGGCGACTGCAGAGGCCTGGCTGGCTTCTGCAACAGCACGATGTCTGACATTTGCTGAAACTCAGTaaatgaagaaggaggaaaaaactAAATACTAAAACCTGTGCCTTGGCGATAACGTTGATCTGGCATTAGGTGGAACCATCTGTACTGGTGGCGGCCACGCTCTGTGGCATCTCACACACGCTCGCTGTTGGAGGAAAAAGCTTTAAATCATCATGAATCTGCAAGTGATGTCAGTGTTTTTTAGGGGGGGAATGAGGTGGGGATTGACAGAAGCATAAAGTACAATAAAGTTCCTATTCCTTTCAGTGCAGAGGAGACCAGAAGACTGTCCTGTGTGTCCCCAGTTAACAGTGCAGGAACTTTAGACCTAACAGTTTCCACATATTGTGTCATGATGTCCCTGTTCTCTCTTCTATCtgattctctgtgttttctttttgttaaaaaaaaaatgagaaagtttcCTTGtatgaaaaatgtctttttttaaaggaaataaaacataatagAAATGTTATTAACTTATGAGAAATTGATGACACAGAGTCTACTAAGAGAAGGAAACAGCTGACTGGATCGTTGAAAAGAAAGCTGAATGTCTGAGATTTTCTTCCTCCGTTCAGTTGTGAGCTACTTGGATTAAGCCGTCCATGTACCAGACACTGAACAAGGCTGTCAGGACAGCAGAGTCAAACACATGACATCCCGCCGTCATGTAGTGCATGTCACAGAGGGAAAGACCAGACTGTATCCAACGCTGAGGTGGTAGTGAGGAGCAGATGGTGGAATATACCAAAAACCACGAAGTTCACggtattttaaagcattttctgtcattttgcttaataacatttttttcttttccactgtcCACCTAAATTCATCAGCCGACCACGTAGGCATCTATGGTTCAAGTGTCTATCAGTCTTTTGGAGAAAACGGCCAGTACACGTTTGAGTTTGATGGTGATGAGCTGTTCTATGTGGACTTGGCTAAGAAGCAGACTGTCTGGAGGATTCCTGAGTTTGGACAGCTGACAAGCTTTGACCCTCAAGGTGGACTGCAAGAGATATCTACAGTCAAATACAACTTGGACATCATGATAAAGAGGTCCAACTCTACCGCAGCTACCAACAGTACGTGCTCACCCCATCTTCCTGCTCCCTTCCCTGGGGGAACATGACCCATATATAAATGGTTCTATAAAACCCTCTCCTTGCCAGGAGCACCCAGACCTCCTCATCTCTGAactctcatcctctctcctcttACAAATCGCACATTACATGTGATATAAAGCTCTCCGTCCCACAGTGCACTCCTTGTGTCTTCTGAAGAGGCCCCACAGACACCCCACCTGACAGACACCCCACCTGACAGACACCCTACCCGACAGACACCCTACCTGACAGACACCCTACCTGACAGACACCCCACCTGACAGACACCCCACCTGACAGACACCCCACCTGACAGACACCCCACCTGACAGACACCCCACCTGACAGACACCCCACCTGACAGACACCCCACCTGACAGACACCCCACCTGACAGACACCCCACCTGACAGACACCCTACCTGACAGACACCCTACCTGACAGACACCCCACCTGACAGACACCCTACCTGACAGACAGCCCACCTGACAGACACCCCACCTGACAGACACCCTACCTGACAGACACCCTACCTGACAGACACCCTACCTGACACCCTAGAGAGGGCACAGGGGTAATGGATGCAGTGCACGTTAGCGCCAAGCAGAAGGGACAATCGGGCTCTTTGACCATcatgtgtgtgagtctgagtgAGAAGGCTCCCTCACCAGACAGCGCAGAGCTTCAGGGAGACAAACTCACTCACgtggctgcttccttcttccagaGGTTCCTGAGGTGGCCGTGTTCCCCAAGTCCCCTGTGCTGCTGGGTCAGCCCAACATCCTCCTCTGCTTTGTGGACAACATCTTCCCTCCTGTGGTCAACATCACGTGGTTGAGAAACAGCAAGTCAGTCACAGACGGCACTTATGAGACCAGCTTCCTCACCAAGCGTGACTATTCCTTCCAAAAGATCTCTTACCTCACCTTCATCCCCTCTGACGATGACGTTTATGACTGCAAGGTGGAGCACTGGGGCCTGGATGAGCCGGTTCTGAAACACTGGGGTACGTGGGAGTTCTGCCCACTTCTGACACTTTGTTGTCATCTCTAGAACACCCTGGTTTCTGGCTTCTGGGGACCAAAACTCATCTTCCAGTCTTAAACAGTTTCTGATGATAGATTCCGTGTCCTCTCATAAGCCCCACAATGTCTATCCAGATTAACTTCCACCCTCACCCCGGCCCTGtcttgcacacacatgaacatacttCCTTTCTGGCcctatcttacacacacatatgaacacatccCCTTCTGACTCCAAACACTTCACTTTGCCAGAACCCGAGATTCCGGCCCCAATGTCAGAGCTGACGGAGACTGTGGTTTGCGCCCTGGGCTTGTCTGTGGGCCTCGTGGGCATCGTGGTGGGCACCATCTTCATCATCCAAGGCCTGCGGTCAGGTGGCACCTCCAGACACCCAGGGCCCTTGTGAGTCACCCTGGAGAGGAAGGTAAGGGTTTGTGCTTGTGGAAGCCGAAGCCAccatgggggcggggagggggcaagggtggggaaaggggagggggagggggactaaTGAAAATGTGGTTGGAACATGGCTGGAGAGCTGTGCTGTGGCGTCATCACAGCTCAGGGGTCTCTGggacccatctctctctctctctctgtctgttgcagGTGTGTGGCTCTCCAGGGAAGAGGTGGTGTGTTGCATGGCCTGGCACAGTGTGTTTTCTGGCCCAAGTCTTCATCTTCTTTGTCTTCCCCACATGTCCTCAAGCTCGCTTTCCTCTTGGACTTGAGGCTGTCACCTCTCACAGCCCACGTACCCTTGGAATTCTCTCCTGAcctgagttttggtttttggaatcTTTCGAATTGTATCTACTGTAGAATCTCAGAAACCTGATTTAGTCACCCCACAACACCAATAAATTTCGCTGAATACTGTTTATTCTTCCTACattaattaatacagtaaattattaagcagtagttttctttatccagctagttccccaatgacagacacacagaatctGGTTTATTTTTATGCTGCAAGCACTGAGCTGGGCAGGATCTGAGTTTCTCCCATCCTAATACCCTTAACACCTACATATAAACCAATAATGACTCCCTGGTGGCTTATACTCCGTAAGTCTCTTTCTCCTGTCCCCTGCTCCCCcattctcctcatctctctcctcccgGACgtccttccacttcctgcccagctgattggccaaacagcgctttattgacaactgctacgtCCACTGAACGCATTCCTCCACAATCTCCTCTTGTAAGTTCTCTactggtctttgttttgtttttcctgtctttcatTTTAGAGTTTTCAGCAATCAGGCCCGTATAATCCTGTGTCTAGTGATACAGAAACAACTAAATATAGccctggatctctctctctctctctccctctctccctttctccttccttctgtctctctctgtctctgtctctgtctctttctttcattctgagCCTTGTCCACTCTCTTCTGTCTGCAGTCAGGTAGAGGGAGGTGGGGTGTAAAACCTACCTCAGTGTGTACTTGCTGTAAGGAAATGCCAAGGCACAGGTGCACtattaatcccagctctcagagacaggagagtccgcACAAGCTTAAGGCCAAGCTGGGCCTATATAGGAAGGTTCTGTATGGAAAATATAGCGGAAAACTGCATTTATTCTGCATAAACACCATCCGCATagtccccacccccagggaaGACACTTGTGGGGGAACCGGGCCAACTGATGGACATCCCAGACACTGCTGAGAGTTCTGCCACCTGACAGGAGACTTTGTGCtgctgaacttttaaaaattgtcttacCTCTGTGTTTCCACTCTGCAACTGCTGCCGCCTGATCAGCACTAGGCAGACGCTGAGGGTTCTTATAAGACTGCAGCATTTCTGCCCATGGCAGCTGCATCTGTGAGCTTAGAAAGCACAAAACACTGCACAGTAGACGTATGGCACAGCTTAGTGCAGAGACGCCTGTACCCAAGACAGGGCTCAGCACATTTTAGGAATCCACTAAACTTTACATCATTACTAAATTATCTAATATTTCATAGCCTCATCACAGCACAGTTTGGAGATTACTATAGTTCCTTTGCAGTTATTGATAAAATCTCAATATTCCATATTATACTCACTATTACGTTGTTTGAAGGAATGGGCTGTGtgataaaatgaaagagaaggcCTGcctggtggggagggtgggggcaagcgagggagaggggtggggagggcagtggAGGGAAGAGACAAAAGCAATGTCCAcctgatgtgcatgtgtgaggctgTCATGATGACGTCATGACATTATTTCATATGTTAAATTTAATCTAAATCTTCAGCTATGCGTGTTTCATGTGGAATACCCACAGAGGACAGGAAATTAGTATATGATCATGGGGGGAGCTTTTAAGGGGGAGATAAAGTGCAGAAGTATAGAGGGGGTGGGAATAGTGGGGTAGGAAGGGTTGGCATGAGTGTGGGAGGGCACAGTAGAGGGGGCAACATGAAAAAAGATAAGTAACACAAAAGACCTTTCAAAAAAGCTGTATGGAAACCTACCACTGTAGAagattcttacacacacacacacacacacacacacacacacacacacacacacactcacatacacacactcacagacagagcatacacttacacacacacagaattaccCATAACAAGGCTCCACAGGTGAGGAAGCCCCTATGACAAGAAGCTACACTGTCTAGCTGAGTTTTGTCTCTCAAGTAAAGGACACGTTCCCTCCTGTAACCTGTAAGTTTTTAATCAAATAATATCATATGTGACAACTCTGTCTACTTACGTAGGGAAGGGCAAGAGTCAGGATGGGAAAGCTACCTATAGGGTAGAAGAGGATGATTTAAGATTCATACTACAAATTAGTAAGCCAGTGGCGGGGGCATGGCCGGGTGGTGGTGTCTAAGCATGAGAGTGTGTATCAGAGAGCACAGAAAGCAGTGACACAGCTGCTTGACACTGTGATTGACACATGGCATCCACCTGTCCAATCCTCAGAATGTACCAGCATCAGAAGTGATTCAcggggttggagagacagctcagtggcacTGGCTGCTCaggcagaagacccaggttcagttcccaacttCACCATGGTGGGGCGCTGTTGTCTGtaactcagctccaggggatctggtgccctcttctggccaccttgGGCACTGCAAACACACAATACATAAACATATGGGTAGGCGGAGCACctacacataaaattaagaaacattttaagtgaGTTATAAACTGTTTTAAGAATGGCAATGATGTGCTAACAGGTTAACTGTAACAAATACACTgagtgggatttttaaaaatcataacaagagtgatttttaattaatatttgtttatttggaaaatttcctacatagatacaataaaatatgatcatatatacacccaccatttccttttcctaatcCCCCCAAATACTTTCCCAACACATTCCCATGTAACTTCCTGTCTAATTAGTgctgtccatatgtgtgtggctatgtgtgtgtgtttttgtttgtgtgtgtgtgtgtgtgtgtgtgtgcacatcttgTTCCAGAAAAGTTCAGACTACAACCTTGTGAGCAGAACCCCATGTGCAGTCTGCACACCCCACGGTGTCCCTAGCTGACAACCTGCATGGCAGCCCGGATCACGGAAGATAAAAAGGCCTGCTTCCCCGTGCTGACCCTGTCCACAGGTTGGAGGCCCTGCTGACGACTCCTTAGACAAAGCATGTGAATGACGCCATGTTCCTCTAAAGTGTGGTCTTCCATGATCTCGGGAACAGGCTCACCTGTGTTGATGACAGGAAACCTGAAGATGAGCTCCAGCTGTCAGGGCTGAAACCACATCTGCAAgactctgtgagtgtgtgtgtgtgtgtgtgtgtgtgtgtgtgcacgcacacatatgtatacacatgcgtgtgtatgtgtgcatgtgggcaagcatgtgtgtgctcacatgtgtgtgcgtgtgtgtatgcatgagtgtgtcagagaggctgtgtgtgtgtgttgacttcCCCAGTAACAGGTAGAGAATGGCACTAAGATCTAGAGGTCACAGTGTGCACAGGTGACACGGGCTCCATCA
Protein-coding sequences here:
- the LOC127195088 gene encoding H-2 class II histocompatibility antigen, A-U alpha chain-like: MYSRYFKAFSVILLNNIFFFSTVHLNSSADHVGIYGSSVYQSFGENGQYTFEFDGDELFYVDLAKKQTVWRIPEFGQLTSFDPQGGLQEISTVKYNLDIMIKRSNSTAATNKVPEVAVFPKSPVLLGQPNILLCFVDNIFPPVVNITWLRNSKSVTDGTYETSFLTKRDYSFQKISYLTFIPSDDDVYDCKVEHWGLDEPVLKHWEPEIPAPMSELTETVVCALGLSVGLVGIVVGTIFIIQGLRSGGTSRHPGPL